The Setaria viridis chromosome 6, Setaria_viridis_v4.0, whole genome shotgun sequence genome contains a region encoding:
- the LOC117860054 gene encoding uncharacterized protein, with product MPSVGGVEEEEPRDSSEYKLRKQLLLLAALVVSVTYVAGLTPPGGVWQDDGPGVNAGGPVLRITHRRRFLSFYYCNSTALAASLVVIFLLLLKNPTRIQLAVLRLVMVLDLLGLMGAYLAGSCGDRPATVYATALVLALSAYVGVHILQGLSHSQPPPAPVESVGGGEEENLRRRAAASSSVLKPKERCKVLLLLATFTTALTYVAGLNPPGGFWDTLDGGRRGGYRPGDSLVEVHHRGHFRMFFYCNTTAFVASLFIIVLLLDKKLSARTARSFALHVFVLSALLGLLAAYDAGSCRDANCSVYVVSLFGAVLAFIFLTMVAIISLKGLCADPAPESNNNNRVHDDEATSPATSNAHGSVVNNAGEVSTANTIEKKAIKKVKSLVLLLANLAATVTYQAGLDPPGGFWPDDGEGHRAGDAILLSKDPARYKAFFYCNSAAFVVSLVVILMVQNVRLVKSHTLLVAMMLDMFALIGAYAAGSCRDLRTSVHVVALAGAVLAYVLVHVLFFTLRATDSDGTVPEKKHKRLLLVAILVATITYQVGLTPPGGFWIEENLRLGRHAGGAVLLDKYPRRFEVFFYCNTVSFMASIALILLLVNPNLSRLAIRCYALYACQVASLFGLMGAYAAGSARRLRTSIFALVLVVLVIAFFVANIIVFRLFKTRTSSASADAPAAAEEEEPTTARDAEETEYRDEVYAKRKYLMLLGILAASVTYQAGLAPPGGLWQDDGGGTQQREAGNPVLHDTDQRRYHVFFYSNSTSFVASVVVIALLLQQILRRHRPENHELLLLATNTAVVLDLLGLLAAYAAGSTREWGNVAVLPVLVLIFMAIHVAVWLFGERRRCSQGGGGGSASGRMEEQVVNGHDQSSHVENV from the exons ATGCCGTCGGTGGGGGGTGTCGAGGAAGAAGAGCCCAGGGACTCATCGGAGTACAAGCTCCGGAAGCAGCTCCTGCTGCTGGCCGCGCTCGTGGTCAGCGTCACCTACGTGGCAGGGCTCACTCCGCCAGGCGGAGTGTGGCAGGACGATGGGCCTGGCGTCAACGCTGGAGGCCCCGTCCTCCGGATCACGCACCGCCGCCGGTTCCTCTCATTCTACTACTGCAATTCCACCGCGCTCGCCGCGTCGCTCGtggtcatcttcctcctcctcctcaagaaCCCCACCAGGATACAGCTCGCCGTGCTGCGGCTGGTCATGGTGCTCGACCTGCTCGGCCTCATGGGGGCCTACCTCGCCGGCAGCTGCGGCGACAGGCCCGCCACCGTGTACGCCACGGCGCTGGTGCTCGCGCTGTCGGCCTACGTCGGCGTCCACATCCTCCAGGGCTTGTCGCACTCCCAACCCCCACCAGCGCCGGTGGAaagcgtcggcggcggcgaggaggagaatctccggcgacgcgccgccgcgtcctccagCGTCCTCAAGCCCAAAGAACGGTGCAAGGTCTTGCTGCTGCTCGCCACCTTCACCACGGCCCTCACCTATGTCGCCGGCCTGAATCCGCCCGGCGGCTTCTGGGACACGCTggacggcggccggcgtggaggCTACCGACCCGGCGACTCTCTCGTCGAGGTGCACCACCGCGGCCACTTCAGGATGTTCTTCTACTGCAACACAACCGCGTTCGTCGCGTCGCTCTTCATCATCGTGCTCCTCCTGGACAAGAAACTCAGCGCCAGGACGGCGCGGTCATTCGCGCTGCACGTGTTCGTCCTCAGCGCGCTGCTCGGCCTGTTGGCGGCCTACGACGCCGGTAGCTgccgagacgccaactgcagtGTCTATGTCGTCAGCCTGTTCGGGGCAGTTCTCGCGTTCATCTTCCTCACAATGGTGGCTATCATCTCACTGAAGGGCCTTTGTGCCGACCCGGCACCGGAATCTAACAACAATAATCG TGTCCACGACGATGAAGCGACATCACCGGCGACCTCAAATGCACATGGCAGCGTCGTCAACAATGCAGGAGAGGTGAGCACAGCCAACACGATCGAGAAAAAGGCAATAAAGAAGGTGAAGTCTCTCGTTCTGCTCCTTGCCAATCTCGCGGCGACCGTCACCTACCAGGCAGGTCTGGACCCGCCGGGTGGCTTCTGGCCTGACGACGGCGAGGGGCACCGCGCCGGCGACGCGATACTCCTGTCGAAGGATCCGGCGCGCTACAAGGCCTTCTTCTACTGCAACTCGGCGGCCTTCGTGGTGTCCCTGGTAGTCATCCTCATGGTCCAGAACGTGAGGCTGGTCAAGAGCCACACCTTGCTGGTGGCCATGATGCTGGACATGTTCGCCCTCATCGGAGCCTACGCCGCCGGGAGCTGCCGTGACCTCAGGACCTCCGTCCATGTCGTGGCCCTCGCCGGTGCCGTCCTCGCCTACGTTCTGGTACACGTCCTGTTTTTCACGCTTCGGGCAACCGACTCCGACGGCACGGTGCCGGAGAAGAAGCACAAGCGGCTGCTCTTGGTAGCGATCCTGGTCGCCACCATCACTTACCAGGTTGGTCTGACGCCGCCGGGCGGATTCTGGATCGAGGAGAACCTCCGCCTCGgacgccacgccggcggcgccgtcttGCTTGACAAGTACCCGCGCCGCTTCGAGGTCTTCTTCTACTGCAACACGGTGAGCTTCATGGCGTCCATCgcgctcatcctcctcctcgtcaacCCCAACCTCTCCCGCCTCGCCATACGGTGCTACGCGCTGTACGCGTGCCAGGTGGCCAGCCTGTTTGGTCTCATGGGCGCTTACGCTGCCGGCAGCGCCCGGAGGCTTCGGACATCAATCTTTGCGCTCGTGCTCGTGGTCCTGGTGATTGCCTTCTTCGTCGCGAACATCATCGTGTTCAGATTGTTCAAAACGAGGACGTCGTCGGCTTCAGCGGATGCGCCGGCAGcggcagaggaagaagaacctACGACAGCCAGAGATGCCGAAGAGACGGAGTACCGCGACGAGGTGTACGCCAAGCGCAAGTACCTGATGCTGCTCGGGATCCTCGCCGCGAGCGTCACATACCAGGCCGGCCTAGCGCCGCCGGGCGGCCTGTggcaggacgacggcggcggcactcAGCAGCGAGAGGCTGGGAACCCGGTGCTGCACGACACTGACCAGCGCCGCTACCACGTGTTCTTCTACAGCAACTCCACCTCCTTCGTCGCGTCGGTGGTCGTCATCGCGCTTTTGCTGCAGCAGATCCTGCGGCGGCACCGCCCGGAGAATCACGAGCTGCTCCTGCTCGCCACGAACACTGCCGTCGTGCTGGATCTGCTGGGCCTCCTGGCGGCCTACGCGGCCGGAAGCACCAGGGAGTGGGGGAACGTCGCCGTGTTGCCTGTTCTTGTTCTGATTTTCATGGCGATCCACGTCGCGGTTTGGTTGTTCGGTGAGAGACGACGATGCAGCcaaggtggtggcggaggaagTGCGAGCGGCCGGATGGAAGAACAAGTAGTAAATGGTCATGATCAGTCTTCCCATGTTGAGAACGTTTAG